One stretch of Carassius carassius chromosome 18, fCarCar2.1, whole genome shotgun sequence DNA includes these proteins:
- the LOC132092513 gene encoding katanin p60 ATPase-containing subunit A1 isoform X2, translated as MSLAEINENVKLAREYALLGNYSSAVVCYQGVLEQIRKHLYSVRDSSLQQKWQQVLQEINEETKQVREIMATLESFQLESTPSKPSSFVLENDIMPVHVEHRPSPFVLRKPSCPHKESKGHGNRLSAGPRNQPRPSPRVGNGDKGKPQKGKEKKENPSKPKDDKGVETEVKRFDRGGEDRDLIEILERDIISQNPNVTWDDIADLEEAKKLLKEAVVLPMWMPEFFKGIRRPWKGVLMVGPPGTGKTLLAKAVATECRTTFFNVSSSTLTSKYRGESEKLVRLLFEMARFYAPTTIFIDEIDSICSRRGNSEEHEASRRVKAELLVQMDGVGGTSEYDPSKMVMVLAATNFPWDIDEALRRRLEKRIYIPLPSAKGRVELLKISLKELELANDVNMDKIAEKMEGYSGADITNVCRDASLMAMRRRIEGLTPEEIRNLSKDEMHMPTTMEDFETALTKVSKSVSAADLEKYEKWIAEFGSC; from the exons ATGAGTTTGGCGGAGATCAACGAGAATGTGAAGCTGGCCAGAGAGTACGCGCTGCTGGGGAACTACAGCTCTGCGGTGGTCTGTTATCAGGGGGTCCTGGAGCAGATCAGAAAACACCTCTACTCCGTCAGAGACTCCTCTCTACAGCAGAAGTGGCAGCAG GTTTTGCAGGAGATAAATGAGGAAACTAAGCAAGTTCGGGAGATCATGGCAACACTTGAGAGCTTTCAGCTGGAGTCGACCCCTTCCAAACCCAGCAGCTTTGTCCTGGAGAACGACATTATGCCTGTTCACGTGGAGCACAG gCCGTCTCCGTTTGTATTGCGGAAACCCTCCTGCCCGCATAAAGAAAGCAAAGGCCACGGGAACCGATTGAGCGCTGGTCCCCGCAACCAACCACGGCCCTCACCTCGTGTTGGCAACGGTGACAAGGGAAAACCTCAGAAAggcaaagaaaagaaagaaaaccctTCCAAGCCAAAAGATGATAAG GGTGTGGAGACGGAGGTGAAGAGGTTTGACAGAGGAGGAGAGGACAGAGATCTGATTGAAATTCTGGAGAGAGACATCATCTCCCAAAACCCAAATGTCACATG gGATGACATTGCTGACCTCGAGGAGGCCAAGAAGCTTTTGAAGGAAGCCGTGGTTCTGCCCATGTGGATGCCGGAGTTCTTTAAAGGAATAAGACGCCCATGGAAG GGAGTATTGATGGTGGGGCCACCAGGCACAGGAAAGACTTTGCTGGCCAAAGCTGTTGCCACAGAGTGCCGAACCACCTTCTTTAACGTGTCCTCCTCCACCCTCACCTCCAAATACAGAGGAGAATCTGAAAAACTTGTGCGGCTGCTGTTTGAAATG GCACGCTTTTATGCCCCCACCACCATCTTCATTGATGAGATAGACTCCATATGCAGCCGTAGAGGAAACTCAGAAGAACATGAAGCCAGCAGACGTGTCAAAGCTGAACTACTCGTCCAGATGGATG GTGTTGGTGGGACGTCTGAATATGACCCTTCAAAAATGGTCATGGTTCTGGCAGCCACTAACTTCCCATGGGACATCGATGAAGCTCTGAGACGCCGACTAGAGAAGAGAATTTACATCCCACTGCCTTCAG CTAAAGGAAGAGTGGAGTTACTCAAGATCAGTCTGAAGGAGCTGGAGCTGGCCAATGATGTCAACATGGACAAGATCGCTGAGAAGATGGAGGGGTACTCTGGTGCTGACATCACCAACGTTTGCAG AGATGCATCTCTAATGGCAATGAGGAGGCGGATTGAGGGATTGACCCCTGAGGAGATACGAAACTTGTCAAAAGATGAGATGCACATGCCTACTACAATGGAGGACTTTGAGACGGCACTGACCAAAGTGTCCAAGTCTGTATCTGCTGCTGACCttgaaaaatatgaaaagtgGATAGCGGAGTTTGGCTCCTGCTGA
- the LOC132092513 gene encoding katanin p60 ATPase-containing subunit A1 isoform X1, which yields MSLAEINENVKLAREYALLGNYSSAVVCYQGVLEQIRKHLYSVRDSSLQQKWQQVLQEINEETKQVREIMATLESFQLESTPSKPSSFVLENDIMPVHVEHRPSPFVLRKPSCPHKESKGHGNRLSAGPRNQPRPSPRVGNGDKGKPQKGKEKKENPSKPKDDKNKAEGVETEVKRFDRGGEDRDLIEILERDIISQNPNVTWDDIADLEEAKKLLKEAVVLPMWMPEFFKGIRRPWKGVLMVGPPGTGKTLLAKAVATECRTTFFNVSSSTLTSKYRGESEKLVRLLFEMARFYAPTTIFIDEIDSICSRRGNSEEHEASRRVKAELLVQMDGVGGTSEYDPSKMVMVLAATNFPWDIDEALRRRLEKRIYIPLPSAKGRVELLKISLKELELANDVNMDKIAEKMEGYSGADITNVCRDASLMAMRRRIEGLTPEEIRNLSKDEMHMPTTMEDFETALTKVSKSVSAADLEKYEKWIAEFGSC from the exons ATGAGTTTGGCGGAGATCAACGAGAATGTGAAGCTGGCCAGAGAGTACGCGCTGCTGGGGAACTACAGCTCTGCGGTGGTCTGTTATCAGGGGGTCCTGGAGCAGATCAGAAAACACCTCTACTCCGTCAGAGACTCCTCTCTACAGCAGAAGTGGCAGCAG GTTTTGCAGGAGATAAATGAGGAAACTAAGCAAGTTCGGGAGATCATGGCAACACTTGAGAGCTTTCAGCTGGAGTCGACCCCTTCCAAACCCAGCAGCTTTGTCCTGGAGAACGACATTATGCCTGTTCACGTGGAGCACAG gCCGTCTCCGTTTGTATTGCGGAAACCCTCCTGCCCGCATAAAGAAAGCAAAGGCCACGGGAACCGATTGAGCGCTGGTCCCCGCAACCAACCACGGCCCTCACCTCGTGTTGGCAACGGTGACAAGGGAAAACCTCAGAAAggcaaagaaaagaaagaaaaccctTCCAAGCCAAAAGATGATAAG AACAAAGCGGAGGGTGTGGAGACGGAGGTGAAGAGGTTTGACAGAGGAGGAGAGGACAGAGATCTGATTGAAATTCTGGAGAGAGACATCATCTCCCAAAACCCAAATGTCACATG gGATGACATTGCTGACCTCGAGGAGGCCAAGAAGCTTTTGAAGGAAGCCGTGGTTCTGCCCATGTGGATGCCGGAGTTCTTTAAAGGAATAAGACGCCCATGGAAG GGAGTATTGATGGTGGGGCCACCAGGCACAGGAAAGACTTTGCTGGCCAAAGCTGTTGCCACAGAGTGCCGAACCACCTTCTTTAACGTGTCCTCCTCCACCCTCACCTCCAAATACAGAGGAGAATCTGAAAAACTTGTGCGGCTGCTGTTTGAAATG GCACGCTTTTATGCCCCCACCACCATCTTCATTGATGAGATAGACTCCATATGCAGCCGTAGAGGAAACTCAGAAGAACATGAAGCCAGCAGACGTGTCAAAGCTGAACTACTCGTCCAGATGGATG GTGTTGGTGGGACGTCTGAATATGACCCTTCAAAAATGGTCATGGTTCTGGCAGCCACTAACTTCCCATGGGACATCGATGAAGCTCTGAGACGCCGACTAGAGAAGAGAATTTACATCCCACTGCCTTCAG CTAAAGGAAGAGTGGAGTTACTCAAGATCAGTCTGAAGGAGCTGGAGCTGGCCAATGATGTCAACATGGACAAGATCGCTGAGAAGATGGAGGGGTACTCTGGTGCTGACATCACCAACGTTTGCAG AGATGCATCTCTAATGGCAATGAGGAGGCGGATTGAGGGATTGACCCCTGAGGAGATACGAAACTTGTCAAAAGATGAGATGCACATGCCTACTACAATGGAGGACTTTGAGACGGCACTGACCAAAGTGTCCAAGTCTGTATCTGCTGCTGACCttgaaaaatatgaaaagtgGATAGCGGAGTTTGGCTCCTGCTGA